Genomic segment of Salvia hispanica cultivar TCC Black 2014 chromosome 2, UniMelb_Shisp_WGS_1.0, whole genome shotgun sequence:
taaaatcaaatttaaatttgtcaGAAAATCCAAAACCAGAATAAGAAATCATTAACCCTgtatttattgttttcattaattaaataatctgGCGGACTTGCAATTTGCATACACCAATTCAAAAGAAACCATCTTTACAGATCACAAGCCGTCGATTAACTTCAAATATCaatgatttcaaattcaaCGGCGATCctcatttctctctcctcacaTAAGCCGCGGTTACACAGAAAGAGCCTCCTTTCCAGATTATGATCCTTCCCATTTGAATCCacctttttcttcattctctcctccattttctttcaaattcttttgttttcttctttctccgCAAAGAAGAAACAAGAGAACCCGATAGGAAACAGAAAAGTAATGAACCCCTGGATTATCGGCAGCGACCATCTCAGATTTTCGTCAAAGGTCGCAACATTTCTCTGTCAGAACCAGGTATCTACCCAAATTATTCTATCATAGGAATTAGGTTTCTCTAGATTATTGAAAAAGATCAGATTTTGGCAAGAGGGCTTCACATTAAGAATTTGCATTTCCGGTTTGTGCCGAAAATCGGCCGTgaatgattgaattttttgaagTGGCATATTGGGGGTTTTGATCGATTGAATTACGAAATTAGGGCACCCCAATTTTCCGAACTTGTAGAAGTGGGCTTCTTGTGATTTGGGGGAAtcaaaagatagaaaaaaaaaagacttgGATTCTTGCGATCAGGTGAGGGATAGAGGAAGAAACCGGGTTCTGAAAAAGTGCGAATTACTCGATAGATGGCTGCATTGGAAATTGATAGCGTGGAGTGTGTTTCTTCAATAGATGGAAATGAAGACGAAGAGATAGTTTCTCACACCAAGCAACATGCTCTTCCCCATCAGTATTCCTCCAAGCCCCATGGCACGGTTGCTGTTGGACTGGTGCCCACTAGCGTCCATGAGTTGCTCGAGTGCCCTGTTTGTACTAATTCTATGTACCCACCCATCCATCAGGTCTGCTCAACATATCTACTTTGCATTTTTGATACATTGTATCTGGCTTGGTGAATGCTTTATGTGCCTCTTGCTTGTTTGAGGGGTGGGACCGTGGGAGAGTGCTTTTAGTGGGAGGAAGTGGATTGAAGCTTtagttgaaatttgatttgtaGATCATGGAACTGCATTGTGTTTATTGAATAAGTGTTCCTTACAAGGGGAAACCTCATTTTTTTGCACTTCACGGATATAGTGTCTGGGCAGTGCGTATATTTGGTTTGCTATCTTTTCTAATGGGTGTAAAAATGCAAGACAGGGGCCATTATTGTTGGTAGTTATCTATGACCATAATGTCAGTTGATAGTTCACAGAATTAGTAGTTTTTCACCTCTGGGGCTTCTTATTGAACTTGCACTAAGTGACTTGAGATAaatatttgcttttttttttgcgtATTTCCTGCATCATGGTGTCTGCGTTTTCTCTGCCGAGTTCGTGGGGCTTGTAAATAAAGGGCCTTATCTGATGCGTGCATGGGAAAAAGTACATTAGTGTCTAGCTGTTGGAAGAATAGCTTTCTATTTCTTTGAAGATGCGGTGGTTAAATGTTTTCTGAATGGCTATATTGATTATTATTCTTCCTTGCAGTGTCACAACGGGCACACACTCTGTTCAACTTGCAAGTCAAGGGTGCATAATCGCTGCCCTACTTGCAGGCAAGAGCTCGGTGATATCAGGTGTTTAGCACTAGAGAAAGTCGCGGAGTCACTAGAGCTTCCCTGCAAGTTCTTCTCACTGGGATGTGCTGAAATATTCCCGTATTACAGCAAACTCAAGCACGAAGCAGTTTGCAACTTCAGACCATATAGTTGTCCATATGCTGGATCAGAGTGCTCGGTCACAGGAGACATTCCTTGCCTGGTTGCACATTTGAGAGA
This window contains:
- the LOC125203627 gene encoding E3 ubiquitin-protein ligase SINAT5-like; translation: MAALEIDSVECVSSIDGNEDEEIVSHTKQHALPHQYSSKPHGTVAVGLVPTSVHELLECPVCTNSMYPPIHQCHNGHTLCSTCKSRVHNRCPTCRQELGDIRCLALEKVAESLELPCKFFSLGCAEIFPYYSKLKHEAVCNFRPYSCPYAGSECSVTGDIPCLVAHLRDDHKVDMHTGSTFNHRYVKSNPREVENATWMLTVFNCFGQYFCLHFEAFQLGMAPVYMAFLRFMGDETEARNYSYSLEVGANGRKLIWEGTPRSIRCSHRKVRDSHDGLIIQRNMALFFSGGDKKELKLRVTGRIWKEQQNPDAGVCIPNLSI